A genomic segment from uncultured Alistipes sp. encodes:
- a CDS encoding L-serine ammonia-lyase, iron-sulfur-dependent, subunit alpha, with protein MESLKELYKIGNGPSSSHTMGPKRAAERFAERCRGVDAYRVTLYGSLAATGKGHLTDVAIRSVLEPIAPTEIAWKPEITLPFHPNGMLFEGLKEGVTVDSWTIYSIGGGALANETSRLEVPRSIYPMTTIAEIKEWCYREGKTYWEYVNDCEGPEIWDYLDTIWSSMCETIQRGLNNDGVLPGGLKVARKASTYFVKSKSYTGSLASRAKIYAYALATSEENASGGIVVTAPTCGSSGVVPAVLYHLSTSRDFLRIRILRALATAGLFGNVAKTNSSISGAEVGCQGEVGVACAMAAAAACQLFGGTPSQIEYAAEMGLEHHLGLTCDPVCGLVQVPCIERNAIAAARALDANFYATLSDGAHLVSYDKVVEVMNETGHNLPSLYRETAEGGLAKRYDRK; from the coding sequence ATGGAATCGCTGAAAGAACTCTACAAGATCGGGAACGGTCCTTCGAGCAGCCACACGATGGGTCCGAAACGGGCTGCGGAACGCTTTGCGGAGCGTTGCCGGGGGGTCGACGCCTACCGGGTCACGCTCTACGGTTCGCTGGCCGCGACGGGCAAGGGACACCTCACGGACGTGGCCATCCGCTCGGTACTGGAGCCCATTGCCCCGACCGAAATTGCCTGGAAACCCGAGATCACCCTCCCCTTCCACCCGAACGGAATGCTCTTCGAGGGGCTAAAGGAGGGTGTGACAGTCGATTCGTGGACGATCTACAGCATCGGCGGCGGGGCGCTGGCCAACGAGACGTCGCGGCTGGAGGTTCCGCGAAGCATCTACCCGATGACGACAATCGCGGAGATCAAGGAGTGGTGCTACCGCGAGGGCAAGACCTACTGGGAGTATGTGAACGATTGCGAAGGCCCCGAAATCTGGGACTATCTCGATACGATCTGGAGTTCGATGTGCGAGACGATCCAGCGGGGATTGAACAACGACGGGGTACTTCCCGGGGGTCTGAAGGTGGCACGGAAGGCCTCGACCTACTTCGTAAAGTCGAAGAGCTATACGGGTTCGCTGGCTTCGCGGGCGAAGATCTACGCCTATGCGCTGGCGACCTCCGAGGAGAACGCCTCGGGCGGCATCGTGGTCACGGCTCCGACGTGCGGATCGAGCGGTGTGGTTCCGGCGGTGCTCTACCACCTGTCCACGTCGCGGGATTTCCTGCGGATCCGGATCCTGCGGGCGCTGGCCACGGCGGGGCTTTTCGGCAACGTGGCGAAGACGAACTCCTCGATTTCGGGTGCCGAGGTCGGGTGTCAGGGTGAGGTGGGCGTAGCGTGCGCCATGGCGGCCGCTGCGGCGTGCCAGCTCTTCGGCGGGACGCCCTCGCAGATCGAGTACGCCGCCGAAATGGGGTTGGAACACCATCTGGGACTGACGTGCGATCCGGTTTGCGGGCTGGTTCAGGTTCCGTGCATCGAGCGGAACGCCATCGCGGCGGCCCGGGCCCTGGACGCGAACTTCTACGCGACGCTGTCGGACGGCGCCCACCTGGTCTCCTACGACAAGGTCGTGGAGGTGATGAACGAGACGGGCCACAACCTGCCGAGTCTCTACCGGGAGACGGCCGAAGGGGGCCTTGCCAAGCGTTACGACCGCAAATAA
- the rpoB gene encoding DNA-directed RNA polymerase subunit beta, whose product MSAAKSQQRISFSSIKNRVPYPDLLEVQLKSFRDFFQMDTTAENRKNEGLYKVFQENFPITDTRNNFVLEFIDYYIDPPRYSIEECLERGLTYSVPLKAKLKLYCTDDEHEDFGVVVQDVYFGTIPYMTERGTFVINGAERVIVSQLHRSPGVFFGQSMHTNGTKLYSARIIPFKGSWIEFATDINNVMYAYIDRKKKLPVTTLLRAIGYEADQQILEIFDLADEIKVSKATLKKAVGRKLAARVLSTWVEDFVDEDTGEVVSIERNNVIVDRETVLEEEHIDQIIESGAKTILLHKENLSGIDFSIIYNTLQKDPCNSEKEAVVYIYRQLRASEPPDEATARDVIEKLFFSDKRYDLGDVGRYRINKKLDLDIDPAIRTLAREDIIAIIKYLIQLINSKADVDDIDHLSNRRVRTVGEQLSNQFSVGFVRMARTIRERMNVRDNEVFTPVDLINAKTLSSVINSFFGTSQLSQFMDQINPLAEITHKRRLSALGPGGLSRDRAGFEVRDVHYTHYGRLCPIESPEGPNIGLISSLCVYARISPMGFIETPYRTVENGKVDLDNSHIRYYSAEEEEGKIVAQSNVPLGDDGSFLEPDRVKAREGADFPVVTASEVNLMDVAPNQIASIAASLIPFLEHDDANRALMGSNMMRQAVPLVTCEAPIVGTGIEKDMISDSRIQIVAEGDGEVVFADATKIQIRYERSEDEILTSFAPEITTYELPRYRRTNQNTSVTLKPTVLTGDHVTKGQILTEGYSTQHGELALGRNLKVAFMPWKGYNFEDAIVISERIQREDIFTSVHVDEYIMEVRDTKRGVEELTSDIPNVSEDATKDLDANGIVRIGANIHPGDILIGKITPKGESDPSPEEKLLRAIFGDKAGDVKDASLKAQPSLHGVVIDTKLYSRANKEGKKSKSAEKAQLDKLDEKFAAEIAELTKRLVGKLWTLLQGKTTTGIADYFGVELYPAGTKFSQKMLEEIARKSADEKTGVEMGYLNLGTCNWTGDAHVDGLIEATVNNYTIEWKKADAAIKREKYNLTNGDELPQTGVIQMAKVYIAKKRKLKVGDKMAGRHGNKGIVAKVVRDEDMPFLEDGTIVDICLNPLGVPSRMNLGQIYETVLGWAGRELGLKFATPIFDGASLDQINEYTAQAGLPHSGRTYLYDGGTGEKFDQPATVGVIYMLKLGHMIDDKMHARSIGPYSLITQQPLGGKAQFGGQRFGEMEVWALEGFGAANILQEILTIKSDDVMGRAKAYEAIVKGENLPKPGIPEAMNVLLHELRGLALSVKLE is encoded by the coding sequence ATGTCCGCAGCAAAATCACAACAGAGAATTAGCTTCTCCTCCATCAAGAACCGGGTTCCCTATCCCGATCTGCTGGAGGTGCAGCTTAAATCATTCCGGGACTTTTTCCAGATGGACACCACGGCCGAAAACCGTAAGAACGAGGGCCTTTACAAGGTCTTTCAGGAAAATTTCCCCATTACGGATACCCGGAACAATTTCGTTCTGGAGTTTATCGACTACTATATCGACCCGCCCCGCTACTCGATCGAGGAGTGTCTGGAGCGCGGCTTGACATACAGCGTCCCCCTCAAGGCCAAGCTGAAACTTTACTGCACGGACGATGAACACGAGGATTTCGGAGTCGTCGTTCAGGACGTCTATTTCGGGACGATTCCCTACATGACCGAACGCGGTACGTTCGTCATCAACGGTGCCGAGCGCGTCATCGTCTCCCAGCTGCACCGCTCGCCCGGCGTCTTCTTCGGGCAGAGTATGCACACAAACGGTACGAAACTCTATTCGGCACGTATCATCCCCTTCAAGGGTTCGTGGATCGAGTTCGCAACGGACATCAACAACGTGATGTACGCCTACATCGACCGCAAGAAGAAGCTGCCCGTGACGACCCTGCTGCGCGCCATCGGCTACGAGGCCGACCAGCAGATCCTCGAAATCTTCGACCTCGCGGACGAGATCAAGGTCTCCAAGGCCACGCTCAAGAAGGCCGTGGGGCGCAAACTCGCCGCTCGTGTCCTCTCGACCTGGGTCGAGGACTTCGTCGACGAGGATACCGGCGAGGTCGTCTCCATCGAGCGTAACAACGTCATCGTCGACCGTGAGACCGTGCTCGAAGAGGAGCATATCGACCAGATCATCGAAAGCGGTGCCAAGACCATCCTCCTCCACAAGGAGAACCTTTCGGGTATCGACTTCTCGATCATCTACAACACCCTCCAGAAGGACCCCTGCAACTCGGAAAAAGAGGCCGTAGTTTACATTTACAGGCAGTTGCGCGCTTCGGAACCGCCCGATGAGGCCACTGCCCGCGACGTCATCGAGAAGCTCTTCTTCTCCGACAAGCGTTACGACCTGGGCGATGTCGGACGTTACCGCATCAACAAGAAGCTGGATCTGGACATCGATCCGGCTATTCGCACGTTGGCCCGCGAGGACATCATCGCCATCATCAAGTACCTGATCCAGCTGATCAACTCCAAGGCCGACGTCGACGATATTGACCACTTGTCGAACCGTCGCGTGCGTACGGTCGGCGAGCAGCTCTCGAACCAGTTCTCGGTCGGGTTCGTGCGCATGGCTCGGACGATCCGCGAACGCATGAACGTCCGCGACAACGAGGTATTCACCCCGGTGGACCTGATCAACGCCAAGACCCTCTCGTCGGTGATCAACTCCTTCTTCGGGACCTCGCAGCTCTCGCAGTTCATGGACCAGATCAACCCCCTGGCCGAAATCACGCACAAGCGCCGCCTCTCGGCACTCGGCCCCGGCGGTCTGTCGCGTGACCGCGCCGGTTTCGAGGTCCGCGACGTGCACTATACCCATTACGGACGTCTCTGCCCGATCGAGTCGCCCGAAGGCCCGAACATCGGTCTGATCTCCTCGCTGTGCGTCTATGCACGCATCTCCCCGATGGGATTCATCGAGACCCCGTACCGCACCGTCGAGAACGGAAAGGTCGACCTCGACAACTCCCACATCCGCTACTACTCGGCCGAGGAGGAGGAGGGCAAGATCGTCGCTCAGTCGAACGTCCCGCTCGGTGACGACGGCTCGTTCCTGGAGCCCGACCGTGTCAAGGCGCGGGAAGGTGCCGATTTCCCCGTGGTGACCGCCAGCGAGGTCAACCTCATGGACGTCGCCCCGAACCAGATCGCCTCGATCGCCGCCAGCCTGATCCCCTTCCTGGAGCACGACGACGCAAACCGTGCCCTGATGGGTTCGAACATGATGCGCCAGGCCGTGCCCCTGGTAACCTGCGAAGCCCCGATCGTCGGCACGGGTATCGAGAAGGACATGATCTCCGACAGCCGCATCCAGATTGTGGCCGAAGGTGACGGCGAGGTGGTCTTCGCCGATGCCACGAAGATCCAGATTAGGTACGAGCGCTCGGAGGACGAGATCCTCACCTCGTTCGCACCCGAGATTACGACCTACGAACTGCCCCGTTACCGCCGGACGAACCAGAACACCTCGGTGACCCTGAAGCCGACGGTCCTCACGGGCGACCACGTGACCAAGGGTCAGATCCTCACCGAAGGCTACTCGACGCAGCACGGCGAGCTGGCTCTGGGCCGCAACCTCAAGGTGGCCTTCATGCCCTGGAAGGGTTACAACTTCGAGGACGCCATCGTGATTTCGGAGCGTATCCAGCGTGAGGATATTTTCACGTCGGTGCACGTCGACGAGTACATCATGGAGGTGCGCGACACGAAACGCGGTGTCGAGGAGCTGACGTCCGATATTCCGAACGTCTCGGAGGACGCCACGAAGGACCTCGATGCAAACGGTATCGTCCGCATCGGCGCCAACATCCATCCGGGAGACATCCTCATCGGTAAGATCACCCCGAAGGGCGAGAGCGATCCCTCGCCCGAGGAGAAGCTCCTGCGCGCGATCTTCGGCGACAAGGCCGGCGACGTGAAGGATGCTTCGCTCAAGGCACAGCCTTCGCTGCACGGCGTGGTGATCGACACCAAGCTCTACAGCCGCGCCAACAAGGAGGGCAAGAAGAGCAAGAGCGCCGAAAAGGCCCAGCTCGACAAACTCGACGAGAAGTTCGCAGCCGAGATCGCCGAACTGACCAAACGCCTCGTCGGCAAACTCTGGACGCTGCTCCAGGGCAAGACCACCACGGGCATTGCGGACTACTTCGGCGTAGAGCTCTATCCCGCGGGGACGAAGTTCTCGCAGAAGATGCTCGAGGAGATCGCCCGCAAGTCGGCCGACGAGAAGACCGGCGTCGAGATGGGTTATCTCAACCTCGGGACCTGCAACTGGACCGGCGACGCCCATGTCGACGGGCTCATCGAGGCCACGGTCAACAACTACACGATTGAGTGGAAGAAGGCCGACGCCGCCATCAAGCGCGAGAAGTACAACCTCACGAACGGTGACGAACTCCCCCAGACGGGCGTCATCCAGATGGCCAAGGTCTACATCGCCAAGAAGCGCAAGCTGAAGGTCGGTGACAAGATGGCCGGACGTCACGGCAACAAGGGTATCGTGGCCAAGGTCGTGCGCGACGAGGACATGCCGTTCCTCGAAGACGGTACGATCGTCGACATCTGTCTGAACCCGCTGGGTGTGCCTTCGCGTATGAATCTCGGGCAGATCTACGAAACCGTCCTCGGTTGGGCCGGACGCGAACTCGGACTGAAATTCGCCACCCCGATCTTCGACGGAGCCTCGCTCGACCAGATCAACGAGTACACCGCGCAGGCCGGGCTCCCGCACAGCGGCCGCACGTACCTCTACGACGGCGGTACGGGCGAGAAGTTCGACCAGCCTGCTACGGTCGGCGTGATCTACATGCTCAAGCTCGGGCACATGATCGACGACAAGATGCACGCCCGTTCGATCGGCCCCTACTCGCTCATCACGCAGCAGCCCCTCGGCGGTAAGGCCCAGTTCGGCGGCCAGCGTTTCGGTGAGATGGAGGTCTGGGCGCTCGAAGGATTCGGTGCCGCCAACATCTTGCAGGAGATCCTGACGATCAAGTCCGACGACGTCATGGGACGCGCCAAGGCCTATGAGGCGATCGTCAAGGGCGAAAACCTCCCGAAACCCGGTATCCCCGAGGCCATGAACGTCCTGCTGCACGAACTGCGCGGTCTGGCCCTCTCGGTGAAATTGGAGTAA
- the rplL gene encoding 50S ribosomal protein L7/L12, whose product MADVKKLAEELVNLKVTEVNELAQILKEEYGIEPAAAAVAVAAPAAGAGEAAAAEKSTFDVILKNAGQAKLQVIKAVKDIAGLSLGDAKALVDGAPKAVKEGVSKEEAEQIKGQLEEAGAEVELK is encoded by the coding sequence ATGGCAGACGTAAAGAAACTCGCTGAAGAACTGGTAAACCTGAAGGTTACCGAGGTTAACGAACTCGCTCAGATCCTCAAGGAGGAGTATGGCATTGAGCCGGCTGCTGCCGCTGTCGCTGTCGCAGCTCCCGCTGCAGGTGCCGGTGAGGCCGCTGCCGCCGAGAAATCGACGTTCGATGTGATCCTGAAGAACGCCGGCCAGGCCAAACTCCAGGTTATCAAGGCTGTGAAGGATATCGCCGGCCTCTCGCTCGGTGATGCCAAGGCTCTCGTTGACGGTGCGCCCAAGGCTGTGAAAGAGGGCGTTTCCAAGGAGGAGGCTGAGCAGATCAAAGGCCAGCTCGAAGAGGCAGGTGCTGAAGTTGAGCTCAAGTAG
- the rpoC gene encoding DNA-directed RNA polymerase subunit beta' — protein MSIAKDNKLNNGYSRISIGLASPEEILAQSSGEVLKPETINYRTYKPERDGLFCERIFGPVKDYECHCGKYKRIRYKGIVCDRCGVEVTEKKVRRERMGHISLVVPVVHIWYFRSLPSKIGYLLGIPSKKLEAIIYYERYVVINPGAASEQGIERLATLSEKEYLDVLAALPKGNQALDDSDPNKFVAQMGAEAIYTLLKQVDLDSMSYALRHKASTETSQQRKSEALKCLNVIESFRASEGKNKPEWMVLSVIPVIPPELRPLVPLDGGRFATSDLNDLYRRVIIRNNRLKRLIEIKAPEVILRNEKRMLQEAVDSLFDNSRKSNAVKNESNRPLKSLSDSLKGKQGRFRQNLLGKRVDYSARSVIVVGPELKMHEMGIPKDMAAELYKPFVIRKLIERGIVKTVKSAKKIIDRKDPVIWGILENVIKGHPVLMNRAPTLHRLGIQAFQPKLIEGKAMQLHPLACTAFNADFDGDQMAVHLPLGNAAILEAQLLMLGSHNVLNPANGAPITVPSQDMVLGLYYITKPRKGVKGEGQVFYGPEEAIIAYNEKRADLHAIVKCLVDDLDEQGNPVRVLKETTIGRILFNQVVPKEVGYINEVLTKRSLRDIIAVVMKKAGADKVANFLDDIKDMGYKMAFQGGLSFNLDAVIIPQEKEKLVQEGYDRADAIMEDYNMGLITNNERYNQIIDVWTNINTKLTKAVIDTLVRDDDGFNPVYMMLDSGARGSKEQIRQLSGMRGLMAKPQKSGVEGGQQVIENPILSNFKEGLSVLEYFISTHGARKGLADTALKTADAGYLTRRLVDVAQDVIINEEDCGTLRGLTATAIKRNDDVVQTLYDRILGRVALNDVIHPLTGEVLCKAGEEITEPIAEAIEKSPLESVEIRSVLTCESRRGVCAKCYGRNLATARMVQKGEVVGVIAAQSIGEPGTQLTLRTFHVGGVAGGTAVETNVISKYEGRLEIDELRTVKGKNAAGEPIDIVISRQSEFRIVDPKTEIVLYTHNLPYGATLYMEDGAEVKKGDLICEWDPYNAVIISEYEGRAVYENIIEGVTYRDERDEQTGLSEKVVIESKDKTKNPVIKIQNKEGEEVKQYNLPVSAHIVIKDNARIKAGDILIKIPRAVGKSGGDITGGLPRVTELFEARNPSNPAIVSEIDGEVTFGKIKRGNREIIITSKQGDVKRYLVPLSRQIIVQENDYVKAGSPLSDGAITPSDILNILGPTKVQEYIVNEVQEVYRMQGVKINDKHFEVIVRQMMSKVKIEDPGDTRFFEDQIVDKWEFMDVNDELYDKVVVTDAGDSTALQPGQIVSLRKLRDENSSLKRRDLRPVQVRDIVPATSTQVLQGITRAALQTSSFISAASFQETTKVLNEAAIQAKVDPLENLKENVICGHLIPGGTGLREYEDLVVGAKSDLEKLQMAQ, from the coding sequence ATGTCAATTGCCAAAGACAATAAACTGAATAATGGTTACAGCCGCATCTCGATCGGCCTGGCCTCCCCCGAGGAGATCCTGGCCCAGTCGAGCGGCGAGGTGCTCAAGCCCGAAACCATCAACTACCGCACCTACAAGCCCGAACGCGACGGTCTGTTCTGCGAGCGCATCTTCGGTCCCGTGAAGGATTACGAGTGCCACTGCGGAAAGTACAAGCGGATCCGCTACAAGGGGATCGTCTGCGACCGCTGCGGCGTCGAGGTCACCGAAAAGAAGGTGCGGCGTGAACGCATGGGCCACATCTCCCTCGTCGTGCCGGTGGTACACATCTGGTATTTCCGCTCGCTGCCGTCGAAGATCGGATACCTGCTCGGGATCCCCTCCAAGAAGCTCGAAGCCATCATCTACTACGAGCGCTACGTGGTGATCAACCCCGGAGCCGCTTCGGAACAGGGCATCGAGCGTCTGGCGACGCTCTCCGAGAAGGAGTATCTCGACGTCCTGGCAGCCCTCCCGAAGGGCAACCAGGCCCTCGACGACTCGGATCCCAACAAGTTCGTTGCCCAGATGGGCGCCGAGGCCATCTACACGCTCCTGAAGCAGGTAGACCTCGACTCGATGTCCTACGCCCTGCGCCACAAGGCCTCGACCGAGACCTCGCAGCAGCGCAAGTCCGAAGCCCTGAAGTGTCTGAACGTCATCGAGTCGTTCCGCGCTTCGGAGGGCAAGAACAAACCCGAATGGATGGTGTTGAGCGTCATTCCGGTGATCCCGCCCGAGCTGCGCCCGCTGGTGCCGCTGGACGGCGGACGTTTCGCCACCTCGGACCTGAACGACCTCTACCGCCGCGTCATCATCCGCAACAACCGCCTGAAGCGTCTGATCGAAATCAAGGCTCCGGAGGTCATCCTCCGCAACGAGAAGCGTATGCTGCAGGAGGCCGTCGACTCGCTGTTCGACAACTCCCGCAAGTCCAACGCCGTGAAGAACGAGTCGAACCGCCCGCTCAAGTCGCTCTCCGACTCGCTCAAGGGCAAGCAGGGACGTTTCCGTCAGAACCTCCTCGGTAAGCGTGTCGACTACTCGGCCCGTTCGGTCATCGTCGTCGGCCCCGAGCTGAAGATGCACGAGATGGGTATTCCGAAGGACATGGCCGCCGAACTGTACAAGCCGTTCGTGATCCGTAAGTTGATCGAGCGAGGCATCGTCAAGACGGTGAAGTCCGCCAAGAAGATTATCGACCGCAAGGATCCCGTCATCTGGGGCATCCTCGAAAACGTCATCAAGGGCCACCCCGTGCTGATGAACCGCGCCCCGACGCTGCACCGCCTGGGTATCCAGGCCTTCCAGCCCAAACTTATCGAGGGCAAGGCCATGCAGCTGCACCCGCTGGCCTGTACGGCCTTCAACGCCGACTTCGACGGTGACCAGATGGCCGTGCACCTCCCGCTGGGCAATGCCGCTATCCTGGAGGCCCAGCTGCTGATGCTCGGGTCGCACAACGTCCTCAACCCCGCCAACGGAGCCCCGATCACCGTGCCGTCGCAGGACATGGTTCTCGGTCTCTACTACATCACCAAGCCCCGCAAGGGCGTCAAGGGTGAGGGGCAGGTATTCTACGGCCCCGAGGAGGCCATCATCGCCTACAACGAGAAGCGCGCCGACCTGCACGCCATCGTGAAGTGTCTGGTCGACGATCTGGACGAGCAGGGCAACCCCGTCCGCGTCCTGAAGGAGACCACCATCGGCCGCATCCTCTTCAACCAGGTGGTGCCCAAGGAGGTCGGATACATCAACGAGGTGCTCACGAAGCGTTCGCTGCGCGACATCATCGCCGTGGTCATGAAGAAGGCCGGTGCCGACAAGGTGGCCAACTTCCTCGACGACATCAAGGACATGGGTTACAAGATGGCCTTCCAGGGCGGTCTGTCGTTCAACCTCGATGCCGTGATCATCCCCCAGGAGAAGGAGAAACTCGTTCAGGAGGGTTACGACCGTGCCGACGCCATCATGGAGGACTACAACATGGGTCTGATCACCAACAACGAGCGTTACAACCAGATCATCGACGTCTGGACCAACATCAATACCAAGTTGACCAAGGCCGTGATCGATACGCTCGTCCGCGATGACGACGGGTTCAACCCCGTCTACATGATGCTCGACTCCGGAGCCCGTGGTTCGAAGGAGCAGATCCGTCAGCTGAGCGGTATGCGAGGCCTGATGGCCAAGCCGCAGAAGTCGGGTGTCGAGGGCGGTCAGCAGGTTATCGAAAACCCGATCCTCTCGAACTTCAAGGAGGGACTTTCGGTGTTGGAGTACTTCATCTCCACGCACGGTGCCCGCAAGGGTCTGGCCGATACCGCCCTGAAGACCGCCGACGCCGGTTATCTGACCCGTCGTCTGGTCGATGTGGCGCAGGATGTCATCATTAACGAGGAGGACTGCGGTACGCTGCGCGGTCTGACCGCTACGGCCATCAAGCGCAACGACGATGTCGTACAGACGCTCTACGACCGGATCCTCGGACGTGTGGCCTTGAACGACGTCATCCACCCGCTGACCGGCGAGGTGCTGTGCAAGGCCGGGGAGGAGATCACCGAGCCGATCGCCGAAGCCATCGAGAAGTCGCCCCTGGAGTCCGTCGAAATCCGTTCGGTACTCACCTGCGAATCCCGCCGCGGCGTCTGCGCCAAGTGCTACGGCCGCAACCTCGCTACGGCACGCATGGTCCAGAAGGGCGAAGTCGTCGGCGTCATCGCCGCACAGTCCATCGGCGAGCCGGGTACGCAGCTGACGCTCCGTACGTTCCACGTCGGTGGCGTGGCCGGCGGTACGGCCGTCGAGACCAATGTCATCTCGAAGTACGAAGGACGTCTGGAGATCGACGAACTGCGCACCGTCAAGGGCAAGAATGCCGCCGGTGAACCCATCGATATTGTCATTTCGCGTCAGTCGGAGTTCCGGATCGTCGATCCCAAGACCGAAATCGTACTCTATACGCACAACCTGCCCTATGGTGCCACGCTCTACATGGAGGACGGTGCCGAGGTCAAGAAGGGCGACCTGATCTGCGAGTGGGACCCCTACAACGCCGTCATCATTTCGGAGTACGAGGGTCGCGCCGTCTACGAGAACATCATCGAAGGCGTCACCTACCGCGACGAACGCGACGAGCAGACCGGTCTTTCGGAGAAGGTCGTCATCGAGTCCAAGGACAAGACCAAGAACCCCGTCATCAAGATCCAGAACAAGGAGGGCGAGGAGGTCAAGCAGTACAACCTGCCCGTCTCGGCCCACATCGTCATCAAGGACAACGCCCGGATCAAGGCCGGAGATATTCTGATCAAGATCCCGCGTGCCGTCGGCAAGTCCGGAGGCGACATCACCGGAGGTCTGCCGCGTGTTACGGAGCTCTTCGAGGCCCGCAACCCGTCGAACCCCGCCATCGTTTCGGAGATCGACGGCGAGGTGACCTTCGGAAAGATCAAGCGCGGTAACCGCGAGATCATCATCACCTCGAAACAGGGCGATGTGAAACGCTATCTCGTGCCGCTGTCGCGTCAGATCATCGTTCAGGAGAACGACTACGTGAAGGCCGGAAGCCCGCTGTCGGACGGCGCCATCACCCCGAGCGACATCCTCAACATCCTCGGCCCGACGAAGGTGCAGGAGTACATCGTCAACGAGGTTCAGGAGGTATACCGTATGCAGGGCGTGAAGATCAACGACAAGCACTTCGAGGTGATCGTCCGCCAGATGATGTCGAAGGTCAAGATCGAGGATCCGGGAGATACCCGCTTCTTCGAGGACCAGATCGTCGACAAGTGGGAGTTCATGGATGTCAACGACGAACTCTACGACAAGGTCGTCGTGACGGATGCCGGCGACTCCACGGCGCTGCAGCCCGGGCAGATCGTCTCGCTGCGCAAGCTCCGCGACGAGAACTCCAGCCTCAAACGCCGTGACCTGCGCCCCGTACAGGTGCGTGACATCGTGCCCGCAACCTCGACCCAGGTGCTGCAGGGTATTACCCGCGCCGCACTCCAGACGTCGAGCTTCATCTCCGCGGCATCGTTCCAGGAGACCACCAAGGTCCTCAACGAAGCCGCCATTCAGGCCAAGGTCGATCCGCTGGAGAACCTCAAGGAGAACGTCATCTGCGGTCACCTGATCCCCGGCGGTACGGGCCTGCGCGAGTACGAAGATCTCGTGGTCGGCGCCAAGTCCGATCTGGAGAAGCTCCAGATGGCTCAGTAA
- a CDS encoding transposase: MSKKRKIRCPHCGFLETIKWGTRSGCSRYYCKNCGSYFTDRRDWISDKNKFIWFARWVRGKQRICDLASESGYSERTLKRYFYRLLPQCPLWQIQRREKVNLLIDGTYFSNKICLVVYRDHNIKMTLLYRITRSETLRDLKADLTAIRDVGIQIESVTCDGSPNIIKAVREVCPEAILQRCTVHVAREIETWITRKPQTVAAQELLELVHLLNGVQTHDEAQLWIRAFIDWYRRHEPFINEKTVDELSGRWWFTHKMLHRSVSHIKRAIPDLFSYTRYPNVPKSSNSIESFFGHLKDNLRIHRGLSEQHFKDFVKWYLFLNSNDGIIKKRK; encoded by the coding sequence ATGTCAAAAAAACGAAAAATACGCTGTCCTCATTGTGGCTTTTTAGAGACAATAAAATGGGGTACTCGTAGCGGTTGCAGCCGCTATTATTGTAAGAATTGTGGCAGCTATTTTACGGATCGTCGAGACTGGATTTCCGATAAAAACAAGTTTATATGGTTCGCGCGTTGGGTTCGCGGTAAACAGCGTATTTGTGACCTTGCGAGTGAGAGCGGATACAGCGAACGCACCCTAAAAAGATACTTCTATCGGCTCTTGCCCCAGTGCCCTTTATGGCAGATACAGCGACGCGAGAAGGTAAATCTTCTGATCGACGGCACCTACTTCTCAAATAAGATTTGTCTGGTTGTATATCGGGATCACAACATCAAGATGACCCTCCTCTATCGCATAACCAGGAGTGAAACGCTGCGGGATTTGAAAGCAGACCTAACGGCTATACGCGATGTCGGCATTCAAATTGAGAGTGTCACCTGTGATGGATCTCCCAATATCATAAAAGCGGTGCGGGAAGTGTGTCCGGAGGCGATCTTGCAGCGTTGTACGGTACATGTAGCGCGAGAGATAGAGACGTGGATTACACGCAAACCACAGACCGTAGCGGCACAGGAACTCCTCGAACTGGTGCACTTGTTAAATGGAGTACAAACACATGATGAGGCACAGTTATGGATACGGGCTTTTATTGACTGGTATCGGCGACACGAACCATTTATCAATGAAAAAACCGTAGATGAGCTGTCGGGAAGATGGTGGTTTACGCATAAGATGCTGCATCGAAGTGTCTCGCATATCAAGCGTGCCATACCCGATCTGTTTTCATACACGCGATACCCTAATGTACCTAAATCTTCAAATTCTATTGAGTCGTTCTTCGGTCACTTGAAGGATAATTTAAGAATCCATCGTGGACTCTCGGAACAACATTTTAAGGACTTTGTAAAGTGGTATCTTTTCCTGAACAGCAATGATGGAATTATTAAGAAACGCAAATGA